In the Ornithodoros turicata isolate Travis chromosome 5, ASM3712646v1, whole genome shotgun sequence genome, TCGGCTAAGAAAAAATTCGCTAGGCATTTCGAGGTCGACGTTCTTTTTAAAAGAGGTTTTCCCTTGGATTCTCCCACGAAAAAGTCTAGGAGGGCCCAAAAGGGTTGCCAAATAAAACACCTAAACATACTCGTTGGGTGCACGATCGGAGTTGTTTACTGTATACCACTCAAATGTAGTAAGTACTATATAGGTCAGACAACTAGATGTCTTAACATAAGGCAGAAAGAGCATTCTGCTTACTTAGATAATAGATACAGCACATTGGGGGATCATCTAGGGAATTGTGAGGGCTGGGAACCTTTGTTTACTGGAGAAAAGAAAATTCCAAGATAAAAAACAGGGATGTCGCCTCTTTCATGAGGCGTATCATATCAAAAATTCAGGTGATAGGTGTATAAGTAAGCCTTCCGGTTATTTGTCGCACAAAGTTGGACGGTTTATCACAGGAGATGAGGGCCAATCGAAACTGTCCGGCACGAGGGATTCAGGGTGGGTGGGGGGTACTAGGATATATAAGCACACCTTCTTTGGCAAATAGACATTCTTGGTTGGCAGTTAAGTGCGACAGTTTGTCCTTtgttccttcctttctttcgtcCTCATGTCACCCTTGCACTGTCTCTTTTTTATCGCTTTTCAGATGACTCTCCAACCTGCCTAAATCTTAGCCTTGTTtgaaggaaatgttacctctttctgcAAAGTTTTGTTGGGCAGACCGCCGTGTAGGTCCGACATCACCCAGAGACAAAGCAAGATCGCTtgagcgacgtgacgtaacaatgcaacaagggaaaggggaaaGTTCTTCATGTGACGTAACAAGTCCGCCGATCACGACGTCGCTTTCAGCGACCGTAGCTATAGGAAGGAGCTGCCATTAGCTGCATGGGCAGtcactggtagccacagaagGCCTGTGTTTCAAAATCGCGTGCGACGATTGGCTAACATCGTTTGCTGCCTGCTGCGATTGGCGGACcttgcgaaggagtgagaggatgtattaagcaggccttctgtgtctaggtggcgttggtccGTCCGTCCATCCGTGGCCCTATAGGATCATGTGACAATGCCACGTGATCGCCAGGCATGTTAGCGGTGCGCTAAAGTGTGTATCCAAGGGAGAAAAAGTTGAACGCCTGCGATGGCTTTATAAAGATAGAGTATTTAAACGCACTTGGCACGATGTGCGAAGGTGCAgtcctttatatatatatatatatatatatgtatacttGGAGGAAAATTCAGGTTTTTAAAGTGTGTTTATTCAGCCGAAAGCGGATTAAATTGTCTACAGAGCCTATAAAAGCACCTGCTTACGATCTGTGAAAAATGGtggcgtagcagacgacgcgagctatTTGCGATACTCTTCCAAGCATACAGTAGCCCTAAGAGAAGAGGGTTACACGTGTTGCCCCCAATGCTCGTAATCGAATACTAGCTAATCGCTTCAAGGGCAATCTCCCATCAGCAGTCGGCCTTCCGGCAATTCAGCAACTGTCGAGATGAGTCCACTTGTGGCACACCCAAGAAGACCCAAGGTAAGTCTGCTGTTTCTTGGTCTTCGTTGCCTCAACCCTTTCTGCGCGTTCTCGAATGTTACGTACGTTCGCTACGAACGTCACGAACAAGTTATTTCCCGAGACAGCCTCGGAAATGATGTACTCCTTTAAACCATGCCGTGCTTCGCATACCCTGTAGAGCGACTATAAGCCTAGGCACTCGGGGAAACGACAAGACACGAACGACTCAGACGAACAAAACATTTGACATTGGTTCTGTCAAACGTTTCGCTGGCTTGAGTCGTTTGTGACGTGGCGTTATTTCTCCGTGTGGCTCGACTCGTGGCTTTCCAGTTCGGTGTTTTTCCATCAGCTCGTGCCATATTATCGGtagggttccgagttttcggagttttcattttggaaaaTCCGGAGGGTGTTTATCGGAGTTCTCAGCTTTTCCGGAATTCTCGCCGATTTCGGAGTATTTCGGAGCAGTCATCGTAGAGACAATTGAAGGAAAGAAGTGCAAAAGGAACTGAGACCACACGATGTAAGGCGCTGATGTTTTACTACGAAAGGCGTATTTCCACAACTTGCGAATGATGCCCAGGCTGGAAATGAGTAGTAGTTGTGACGAACAGAGAACTGTTCTGTTCCAAACTAGCCCAGTGCCCGAGGTCAAGTACGGTCACTAGGGTCGAGGATACATAGAACAGATGGGACAAGTGTGTGTACTATCCTCCTTTTGAGCCATTCATGGGTCCAGCGACCCTGAAGGAAGCTACCACTTGCGACCCATTTTTTTGGCAGTAGATCTGTTTGAAGTCAAAAAGTAGGCGTGGAAGAGGGGgacagaggaagaaagaaacggGAAAAACGTTAACGCCGCCACGTGGGCGTTGGAAAAATCGGAGTTCATCGGATAAATCCGATTTTTTTGCAAAAAGCATCGGAGGGAGTTTATCAGAGtttatcggataaatccgaaaagtcgGAAGCCTAATTATCAGTTAAAGTTCACCCTCTGGCTCCTGAAATCATAGACTTGTCTTGTCAACGAAGCTTTGAGTTAGAATGGACATAGAAATGCTTTGCTCACGATATGCGGAAAGCCCAATCCGATAAAGGTATATATCGAAGCGAAGGCTGGATGTCTGGAGCCACCGATACTACGGACATAGTCTGAGAAAACAATGGCCTAGTaagagaacagtctctgttcccctccccttgttattttaccaaccaccaccaccaccagtctctgttggaaatatGGGGTGCTCCGGGCCTATAGGCCTCTTGCTGGAATCCATTGTTCAGGATATGGTTTACGAAATTTTGGCAGATATCTGCATAGAAGCTCTTGCATTTTATTGTACATAATATGTCATCTCCGGCGTGCCACTGTTtatttttgttatgtttgttgcaTGCTAGTGCGCATATGTTGTACGGCTCGAGTCGCGTGTTCGCATGTCCCTCTAGTTATGCCCAGAATCAGGCTTTTCACGTTAATGAGTTTGTCCAACAGCTGGCCTGCATCTATATGCCGTACCCCCGTGGACTAGTCTTCGACGAGTCCTCCACCGCATGAGTCTTAAGGTTGTTTCTACACAGGCtgtcaaacacctcctcggtgtctgcgcgtccagcctctgttccacgtgtggtgtgtgcggtgacctccatcacgtagtcctggtctgcggacagtacgatcgcgagcgcgccctcatggaaactgctctaaaacgcgtcgatcaacgcgagttcgacttagccaaaattctcgggacATGGTCGGAcgcctcacatctgatgcaagccGTACGAGCTGCTGCTGAGtacctctccagcactggactaatggacgaactctaataggacacctttccatcatcatcactttctcatctattccacaagcgcaatggggcagtgtaccgccataacggcggagaatgacccaccacatcgtcatcccatttatgtgcgtgtgtgtattcGACGAGTTGATCGGATTGCCTGTTTGTTGCTTCCTGCAGAGAAGCTTCACACGGCGGCTGTAAATCACAAATACACAATGACCTAATACTGTGGGGAAAAAATCAACTATGTAGGCACTTCGTGGCATCGAAGATGCTGAGGAGGTACGCGGTGCTGCTGTTGACATTCACGAACATCCGAGCTCTGGAAAATGGATTGGCAAGAACCCCTCCCATGGGGTGGCTTTCCTGGGAACGGTTTCAGTGCAACGTAAACTGCGTTCGCGACCCGGAAAACTGCATCAGGTAAGTAATATAATATTTTTATAGTCGGACCACTAGACTATAACAAcaatgtcataggcaccccttcccagcgccacaTTTGGAAGCCAGCGGTGGCACTACTCATCGGTCCGGTTATAGCTTCCTCAATATCAATATCTGGAGTACTTTGTACTTCTGCTTACCTTAATATTTGTGTGCAagtggtggatgtcccacgagagattcTTCTTGCCAAAGTTGGTTATCCtcatcattctacacgttttcataTGAGTTGTTGCTGTCGTCCGCTACGGtggtcgtacgtccgcttctgcgagttcaaatttcaaattttcattgtccaACCATGCTGTAGCTCTCGCAGGCCGATGAGCAGcacccctagcggatcgtgcggacgagcTCCTCATAGGGGGTTGCCGATCATGACATGGTCGTCATAATCTAGGTCGTGAGTCGGACATGCTTTCCCCTTAGAGGACGTGCTTCGAACCATTTCATTGTAGCGAAAGGCTCTTCAAAGAAATGGCAGAGATAATGGTCCTGGAAGGATACCGTGACGCCGGTTACGTCTACGTCAACATCGACGACTGCTGGATGTCCATGGAAAGAGACTCCGTGGGCAGACTCCAGGCTGATCCCGAAAGGTTTCCCAAGGGTATCAAGCACATGGCTGATTTTGTAAGGGTACTCTCTACCTCTCTTTGTGTTTTGAGCAGCGTGGCTTGTCTCTGTGCTCTGCGCGTAAATGAACAGCCGAAAATCGAGGCCACGTGGAACATATGTGAGATATAATCGCATATTTTCCATCTGGAAAACACACTAAAACTGCGGTAAATACGCTTCATATAAATACATAGCTGTTGTTTTATTGACTGTTTTGTTGGCGAATTGACTTGAATTATTGACTCATTGTATTGTTTTACCGAGTGTTGTTGTTTGACTCAGCAGAGCAGGTTTGTGCAGATTGGTGACAGTTTAGAAACAAGGGTTGCGATCTCAAGTCCGGCTGACATATTGATAGGTATCAGACATCTTCATTCATCAGACATTGGAGTGATCAGGCAAGAATTTGATGAAATAGCGTAAATGCCGGCGAAGTGGTGGACGAAATTCACGATGAAGAAGAATGAGCGAGAGCTACACGAAACAGAACGTTAGTGCATGTTTATATGTGTATTGTGTACGAATATGTTTTGTGTAGTGCCTTGTGCACGTTCTTGTCATTCGTGTAACTCATGCTCAAACAAATTACTTTTTACTCTAACGCAACTTATCAAACCATCTTCCTGGCGTCTCCACGTAACCAATATTTGTGAGAAACATTATGAGAGAAGTCGTGAAACGGAGAGGACAAGAAACCGCGATCAAAACACAAGTagatgtatttatttatttgtaacaCCCTCAGGGTATAACGTTATAGAGGGGAGTGGGTTatacaaaaatagaaaaaaaaaaagatatccaGAGTCTCGAAGCACTACGAGGCTGATATAATAATAAGTGATAACGGTGCGATCTGTTGTATGAGGGTCGTTCCCGGTTGACAgagacttttatttctttaaatgCAATGAAATATTTGGGAAGCATCAAACTAGGTAAGTTTTATAAAGTGTTCCCCGTGCGAATCTAGACACCGCTGCCATCGCTGTTGCAACTTTCTGGTCACTTTGGCTTAGACAGAAGTGTGGCTACTGTCGCAGCCACTGCAGCCCATCTTTCTGGGGGGCGTCATCTctgtggaacgtctttcctccaagATGCAAGGGACAAACAAATGATAATCGACTGGGGGCTAAATCTAGGCTGTAAGGGGCATGGCGCAGAACCTCCCAGCGCATTTCGGTTAGGGAAGCTACCGCCGAATTAGCAGTGCGAGGCCGGCCATTGTCATCCCGAACTGTTACTTGCAggttctcgaggatggcttgctcaacaCCTGCGCTGTTCACGTCATCATAtcccgtccttcgccaaactgACTGTACCATTCGTACACTACTCCCCTTGACCTCAtttgttccccatactgtgcctgtCATCTTTGTAGAATTTCAGCTGGTGTGACGTTCTCCTTtacaaggaacttgattataCATCGCGCTTCCACAGCTACACACACTGCCATACGTTCCGCTAACTCGAGAAAGACCGCACTGCGTTCTTTGAAAGCTGTGTTCAATAACATTTACTCACCGCTTTTTCTCGAGCCaaagtctcggtcaaccttAAACGGCCCTTGCACATGAAATGACGTTCTGCAAGCAATATGTATTGCTATTGCACCTATGTACTACGTACTGCGCAGATGCACTCGAGGGGCCTCAAGCTCGGCATCTACGAGGACGTCGGTACGAAGACTTGCGCCGGTTACCCTGGAAGCATGGGACATCTTGTTATAGATGCACAGACGTTTGCAGATTGGGAAATCGACATGGTGAAGATGGACGGATGCTTCGCTAATGTTCGGGACCTAGATCGACGTAAGACACCTCATGCTCAATGGCAATTTTTAAAATACTATGGAAAGCTTCGTATTTAGCAGAAACACTGCTTAGGAAGTGGTCCTTCCATGGCGGTGGGATTTGAATCAGTAACGAAGCCGTAGTGCATGCGACACTTTCTCTAGATATAAATTAAAGGCCCGACATTCGTGTCCGTGCATTCAGAGGGGTCGATGTAGCTGAAGCAATGTTCTACACTATTTGCCAACAAATACCGGTTCTCTTCCGGCTGCTTCATGCTATTTTGTTCCTTGCTTCTGCTCGTTACTTAAGTTGAACAAACTTACCTTTCAGTATATCCATCCTTTAACGAGGCCATTAACCGCACGGGACGTCCTATGGTCTACTCCTGCAGTTGGCCGGCGTACCAAGTAATGTTCGGCATAACTGTACGTATCGTCTTTGTGTCATACCTGAAATTGGTGTAGGAATACGGTTAGTGCGATGCAAAGTGCATAAAGGTAGTTGAGAGCAGATGAAAAACACGTAACATTTGACAGGAAATTTACCTGTGCAGCCTGACTACAAAGCAATGGCGAACCACTGCAACCTGTGGCGGAACTACATGGACATCAGCGATTCGTGGGCAACGGTTTTGTACACTATCGACTACTACGCATCTCTACAGAACATGTTGACAGCTTCAGCAGGACCCGGTCACTGGCATGATCCCGATATGGTAGGTCTATTGGAACACGAGCTTGTCAAGGTTACCTTGGCGATGTTCTTCATGCATAAGTCGGTACATGAATGCGTATTTCTGTCAGTCCTAATTATGGCGTGGAATATGTGATAAAACTTGCAGCTCATCATCGGCAACTTTGGCTTAAGTTACGACCAAAGCAAGGCCCAGATGGCGCTTTGGGCCATCATGGCTGCCCCGTTGCTCATGTCACATGACCTTCGTCATACTCGACCGGAGCACAAGGAAATCCTTTTGAACAAAGCAGTTATCGCCATCGATCAGGATCCTCTTGGGAAGATGGGAAGAAAGGTCTACGCTGTAAGTCCTCTTGTCCACAAGGTTGCCGTGCTAGCGAGAAATTAAATGGGCTCAAAAGCGCTATATTTCACATTTAATGCTGCACAGTTTTAGCTGCGCAGCGCAAGAGATCGTATGTGGTGGTACGCTTCTGGTGTGAGCTTTGTGTTTCTAAATACATCACTTTGGTTGACATAGCTTTACGATGCAGACTCACTACCATGACAGTAACAGACAGTGGTGGATGATGTCCTGGCCACCTCCTTAAGTTTCTGTATTCACCATGTGCTTAAGGTCCTAACACATTGCCTAAGATCTATTGCCTTGCCTGCATAAGATCACTAAGATCTCCAGTTGACTAATATCAATGGTTTCCTGGACCGAGCCCTACCCCCCTCCGAAAAATTATGCATCCGCTCTGATAGCTAGAACAGTTCTTGATAAAACAGAACAGGCTCAGGAACATGGTATATAAGGGACAGAAACATATCCTGTTTTATATGCCCGCCCGTTCAATGTCCCATATTGAAGTGTCGAACAATTTCTCTGTGATTCTGCAGAACGGTCCCATTGAGATATGGACCAGACCAGTCACCCCTGTACTCTCGGACGGTCATCACTCGTACGGCATCGTCTTCTTCAACAGGCGAGACGTGGGCAATGCGGAAGACGTGGGTGTTCGGCTACGATTTCTCGGATTAAGATACCCCAAAGGATACAGGGTAACAGACTTGTTTGAAAACAAGCTGGTTGGAGTGCACCGTCCGGACGACCACATTGTCGTGCGTGTTAACCCTACTGGGGTAGTGATGCTCAAGGCAGAACCTGTCATGAATGTTCTTCCACTAAAGCCTGCTCCAGCAGATGCTAGGTTGAAGAACGTTATTCAGGTGCCCCATGAGCCCAGTCCACGTAGACAGGGCGGAGCCTTGGTACGCTGAAGCGATGAGTATTCATGAGTGTAGTCATGAACGTTGGGACctggaaaaataaaattaacGGACCTCGACTTATACTTGCCAACCGTTCATTCGCTGTCTGTGTCTCTAACGGCAAACGAACGACATTCTTGCCGCGCCTCACTATGCGTATTAGCTCTTGTAATTAAGGAtaattaattaatgaaaattATGAGAGCTGATGACTCCTGAACTGTTGCTATGAAAAATGTGCAGACATGGGCatgtggagagaggacagcaggaaggaatgggagacCGGGGAtgtagtgtgcgtcctgggccgacttcaaggggagcCGTGCCGACATCCGACTGGAAAGAGCGCTGAACGACCCAAGAAGCAACCTCAAATAGCACATAGGCGGTGGAACTAGGTTCGAGTCCACCACCACCCCGTCTCGAACACGCTACTAACGAGCGAATGTATCCGACGGTATCCGACTGCATCCGCAATGCCGCTGGTCTTTATTCTCGTGAGAAAGGGGAACATTTCTTGGAGTCTAGGTGAGACAGAACGAAGTGGACAGCACGGACTCAAACACGAGCAATGAAGTAAATGTTCGTTGTTGTTGATGGTTTTCAGCGTGTGCAGTCCACTAGTGGCACTAGTGGACTGCACACACTGAAAACCATCAACCATCAGCTTAATTCTGTGTATGTGTCTTTCCATGTCTCCTCAGGTTTAAGGAATAGCCCTTCTCacgtgtacagcttgggacaaaagtttacggaacatcaggttgtcgcatttctccattggagcgacaccctagcagcaaggaggagtggacacacatactgagagatggatataatagccggtcacccgtttcttattcgatcccTTCACGATAGCTAGCAGGGGGCCGTTCCTATTTGTTCATATTTCGAAACATTGCGAATTATCAAAAAGACAACAGAAAAAGGAATCCCGTGGAATTTTCAAGGAGAGGAAGTAACATTTTGCAACGAGCGACAATGACTTGATGCACTACGTCATTCTGAGTTAGAA is a window encoding:
- the LOC135394671 gene encoding alpha-N-acetylgalactosaminidase-like, producing MLRRYAVLLLTFTNIRALENGLARTPPMGWLSWERFQCNVNCVRDPENCISERLFKEMAEIMVLEGYRDAGYVYVNIDDCWMSMERDSVGRLQADPERFPKGIKHMADFMHSRGLKLGIYEDVGTKTCAGYPGSMGHLVIDAQTFADWEIDMVKMDGCFANVRDLDRLYPSFNEAINRTGRPMVYSCSWPAYQVMFGITPDYKAMANHCNLWRNYMDISDSWATVLYTIDYYASLQNMLTASAGPGHWHDPDMLIIGNFGLSYDQSKAQMALWAIMAAPLLMSHDLRHTRPEHKEILLNKAVIAIDQDPLGKMGRKVYANGPIEIWTRPVTPVLSDGHHSYGIVFFNRRDVGNAEDVGVRLRFLGLRYPKGYRVTDLFENKLVGVHRPDDHIVVRVNPTGVVMLKAEPVMNVLPLKPAPADARLKNVIQVPHEPSPRRQGGALVR